A genomic segment from Tolypothrix sp. NIES-4075 encodes:
- the purH gene encoding bifunctional phosphoribosylaminoimidazolecarboxamide formyltransferase/IMP cyclohydrolase, producing the protein MARLALLSVSNKTGLIDLARSLVEEFNFDLISSGGTAKAIKDAGLPVTKVADYTGSPEILGGRVKTLHPRIHGGILARRDVPDDLSDLASNQIRPIDLVVVNLYPFEETTARPNVTLAAAVEQIDIGGPAMLRAASKNFAHLTVLCDPAQYDDYLQQLRENQGEASLEFRQKCALKGFLHTSSYDQAIASYLSQQHPSESTSPQEFTLSGKQLQALRYGENPHQSAGWYQTGNTPTGWAAATKLQGKELSYNNLVDLEAARRIISEFPDTPAAAILKHTNPCGVGLGSNLNEAYQKAFNADATSAFGGIVALNRPIDAATASELTKTFLECVVAPGCDEDALSILGAKSKVRVLILPDLSSGPKETVKAIAGGFLLQAADDIIADTSKWQIVSDRQPTQIELEELLFAWKVCKHVKSNAIVVSSDRTTLGVGAGQMNRVGSVKIALEQAGEKAKGAILASDGFFPFDDSVRTSAEKGISAIVQPGGSLRDADSIKAANELGLVMVFTGVRHFLH; encoded by the coding sequence ATGGCGCGTCTAGCACTGCTGAGTGTATCTAACAAAACTGGTTTAATTGACCTTGCCCGTAGCTTGGTAGAAGAATTTAACTTTGATTTAATCAGCAGTGGGGGAACAGCCAAAGCAATTAAAGATGCTGGATTACCAGTTACAAAAGTTGCCGATTACACAGGCTCACCAGAAATTTTAGGCGGTCGAGTGAAAACGTTGCATCCCCGAATTCATGGAGGAATCTTAGCACGGCGGGATGTGCCTGATGATTTGAGTGATTTGGCAAGCAACCAAATTCGTCCGATTGATTTGGTGGTGGTGAATCTTTATCCTTTTGAGGAAACGACAGCCAGACCTAATGTCACTTTAGCCGCAGCAGTTGAACAAATCGATATCGGCGGTCCTGCAATGTTGAGAGCGGCATCGAAAAACTTTGCTCACCTCACAGTTTTATGCGATCCGGCTCAATATGACGATTATTTGCAGCAATTGCGGGAAAATCAAGGTGAAGCTTCTTTAGAGTTTCGTCAAAAGTGTGCTTTAAAAGGATTTTTGCATACTTCGAGTTATGACCAAGCGATCGCATCCTACCTCAGCCAGCAGCATCCAAGCGAATCAACATCACCTCAAGAATTCACGCTTTCTGGCAAACAATTACAAGCTCTGCGCTATGGCGAAAATCCCCATCAAAGCGCCGGCTGGTATCAAACCGGAAATACTCCAACCGGATGGGCAGCTGCAACCAAACTTCAAGGCAAAGAACTTAGTTACAACAACTTAGTTGATTTAGAAGCTGCACGGCGGATAATTTCCGAATTTCCAGACACGCCCGCAGCGGCGATTCTTAAGCATACTAATCCGTGTGGGGTGGGTTTGGGAAGCAATCTTAACGAAGCTTATCAAAAAGCTTTTAATGCGGATGCAACTTCGGCGTTTGGGGGAATTGTTGCGCTTAACCGTCCGATTGATGCTGCGACAGCTAGCGAGTTAACTAAGACGTTTTTAGAATGTGTGGTTGCACCCGGTTGTGATGAAGATGCATTAAGTATTCTTGGGGCAAAATCTAAAGTGCGAGTTTTGATTTTACCTGATTTGAGTAGCGGACCGAAAGAAACGGTTAAAGCGATCGCCGGCGGTTTTCTTCTGCAAGCTGCGGATGATATCATCGCTGATACGAGTAAGTGGCAAATTGTAAGCGATCGCCAACCTACCCAAATAGAGTTAGAAGAATTATTGTTTGCTTGGAAAGTTTGCAAACACGTCAAGTCTAACGCGATTGTAGTCAGTAGCGATCGCACTACATTAGGTGTCGGTGCCGGTCAAATGAACCGTGTCGGTTCAGTTAAAATTGCTCTAGAACAAGCTGGAGAAAAAGCCAAAGGTGCAATTTTAGCTAGTGATGGATTTTTCCCTTTTGATGACTCGGTGAGAACATCCGCAGAGAAAGGAATTAGTGCGATCGTTCAACCAGGAGGAAGCTTGCGAGATGCTGACTCAATCAAAGCTGCAAACGAACTCGGCTTAGTGATGGTGTTCACAGGTGTGCGTCACTTTTTACATTAG
- a CDS encoding sugar porter family MFS transporter — translation MTSTTTRRKANTYYVILIAGAAALGGFLFGFDTAVVNGAVLAISKAFNTTSWVTGLAVSLALLGSAIGAFFAGQIADRYGRVKAMVVASALFTISAIGSGIAFTIWDFIFWRLLGGIAIGTASVIAPAYIAECSPTHLRGRLGSLQQLAIVAGIFIALLSDYFIAVSAGSAESPFLFGIAAWRWMFWTAVPPAVFYGMAALTIPESPRYLVAQGRESEAEGVLTKILGGNVLEKIEEIRQTVLRERQPKFSDLLGRSGGLLPIVWIGIGLSVLQQFVGINVIFYYSSVLWRAVGFSEKDSLTITVITGAVNIITTLIAIAFVDKFGRKPLLILGSLGMIVTLGTLASVFGTAQLDAAGNPTLSGNAGIIALIAANLYVFCFGFSWGPVTWVLLGEMFNNTIRGAALSVAASMQWIANFAVSTTFPPILQYFGLGAAYGLYTTAAAISLFFVLFFIKETKGIELEDM, via the coding sequence ATGACCTCCACTACTACTCGTCGTAAAGCCAACACGTATTATGTCATTTTGATTGCAGGTGCTGCTGCCCTCGGCGGCTTTTTGTTCGGTTTTGACACTGCCGTGGTCAACGGCGCGGTTTTAGCTATCTCCAAGGCTTTTAACACCACTAGCTGGGTGACTGGTCTGGCAGTATCCCTAGCGTTGCTCGGATCTGCGATAGGAGCCTTCTTTGCGGGACAGATTGCAGACCGTTATGGTCGAGTCAAGGCAATGGTGGTCGCTTCGGCGTTGTTTACTATCAGTGCTATTGGCTCTGGGATTGCCTTCACTATCTGGGATTTTATTTTTTGGCGGCTATTGGGTGGAATTGCAATCGGTACTGCCAGCGTGATCGCACCAGCTTACATTGCGGAGTGTTCCCCCACTCATTTACGCGGAAGGCTAGGATCTCTCCAACAACTAGCGATTGTGGCGGGAATTTTCATTGCCCTACTGAGTGACTACTTTATTGCTGTGTCAGCGGGTTCAGCAGAGTCGCCGTTTTTGTTTGGGATTGCTGCTTGGCGTTGGATGTTTTGGACAGCAGTCCCTCCAGCAGTGTTTTACGGGATGGCTGCTTTAACGATTCCCGAATCCCCCCGTTACTTAGTTGCCCAAGGACGGGAATCAGAAGCTGAAGGCGTTCTGACCAAGATTTTGGGTGGTAACGTCCTGGAAAAAATCGAAGAAATTCGGCAAACAGTCCTGCGAGAGCGTCAGCCTAAGTTTTCTGACCTATTAGGCAGAAGTGGTGGACTCCTCCCCATAGTTTGGATCGGAATAGGTTTATCTGTACTCCAGCAATTTGTTGGTATTAATGTAATTTTCTACTACAGCAGCGTTTTGTGGCGGGCAGTCGGGTTTTCTGAAAAAGATTCTTTAACGATTACGGTGATTACAGGAGCTGTAAATATTATTACAACGCTGATTGCGATCGCCTTTGTGGATAAATTTGGTCGCAAGCCTTTGCTCATTCTAGGTTCGCTTGGTATGATCGTCACTTTGGGCACGTTGGCTTCTGTTTTTGGAACCGCTCAACTTGATGCTGCTGGCAACCCTACTCTCAGCGGAAATGCGGGTATTATAGCTCTCATCGCAGCCAACCTCTATGTATTTTGCTTCGGTTTCTCCTGGGGTCCAGTTACCTGGGTGCTGTTAGGAGAAATGTTTAATAACACAATTCGAGGTGCTGCACTTTCAGTTGCTGCTTCAATGCAATGGATTGCAAATTTCGCCGTTTCCACGACATTTCCTCCCATATTGCAATATTTTGGGCTGGGTGCTGCCTATGGTCTTTATACAACTGCGGCAGCTATTTCGTTATTTTTCGTTCTCTTTTTCATTAAGGAAACCAAGGGAATTGAGTTAGAAGACATGTAA